The genome window ACGCTGCACTTCGTGCCCTCCATGCTCCAGGCCTTCCTGGACGAGCCGGGCGTGGCCGAGTGCACGTCGCTGAAGCGCGTGGTGTGCAGCGGTGAAGCGCTGCCACTGGAGCTGAAGGAACTGTGCCTGCGCACGCTGCCCGGCGCGGGGCTGCACAACCTCTACGGCCCCACCGAGGCCGCTGTGGACGTCACGTTCCACGCGTGCCAGGCGAACGACGGCCGCCGCTCCGTGCCCATTGGCCGGCCGGTGGACAACACGCAGATCCGCATCCTGGACGCGGAGTTCCAGCCGGTGCCGCAAGGCGCGGCGGGCGAGCTGTACATCGGCGGCGTGCAGGTGGGACGCGGCTATCTGGCGCGGCCCTCGCTGACGGCAGAGCGCTTCATTCCGGATCCGTACGCGACGGTGCCGGGCGCGCGCATGTACCGCACGGGCGACGTGGCGCGGTGGCTGCCGGACGGCGAAATCGAGTACCTGGGCCGCGCGGACTTCCAGGTGAAGATCCGCGGCCTGCGCATCGAGCTGGGCGAGATTGAGTCCTCGCTGGAGAAGCACCCCACGGTGCGCCAGGCGGTGGTGCTCGCGCGCGAGGACCGGCCGGGACAGAAGCGGCTGGTGGCCTACGTCACCGGCAAGGACGCGAAGCCGGAGGGCGCTGCGCTGCGCACCTACCTGCTGGAGCGGCTGCCCGAGTACATGGTCCCGTCCAACATCGTGGTGCTGGAGCGCATGCCGCTCAGCCCCAACGGCAAGGCGGACCGCAAGGCGCTGCCCGCGCCGGAGTCCGGTGGCGCGGATCCTTCGCGGCCCTTCGTGGCGCCGGGGACGGCCATCGAGCAGCAGATCGCCCAGGCGTGGAAGGACCTGCTCCACGTGGAGCAGGTGGGCCTGGACGACCCCTTCTTCGAGCTGGGTGGCAACTCGCTGCTCGCCCTCCAGCTCCACCGCCGGCTGACGGCGGAGCTGGGCGTGACGCTGGCGCTCACGGACCTCTTCCAGTACCCCACCGTGCGGGCACTGGCGGCGCGGCTGTCGCGCCGGGAGGACACGCCCTCGGAGGACGCGGCGCAGGCGGGCCGCTCCCGTGCCGAGGCGCGACGCACGGTCAACCGCCGCGCGGGGGCCTCGCGCGGTCGGGTGGAAACGGATGGAGACGCGGATGAGTGACGCAGTGGGTGGTGGCGAGGAGCGCATCGCGATCGTCGGCCTGTCGGGCCGCTTCCCGGGTGCGCGGACGCTGGAGGGCTTCTGGGAGATGCTCCGGCGCGGCGGCGACGCGCGCCGCGTGCCCACGGACGCGGAGCTGGACGACGCGGGCGTTCCCCAGGCCCTGCGCGCCCATCCGCAGTGGGTGCGCTCCAGCTACGTGCTGGAGGGCGCGACGGACTTCGACGCGGGCCTCTTCGGCTACAGCCCGCGCGAGGCGGAGCTGATGGACCCCCAGCAGCGCATCTTCATGGAGTGCGCGTGGGAGTCGCTGGACAACGCCGGCTACGACCCGGGCCGCTTCAAGGGCGCGGTGGCCGTCTACGCGAGCGTGAGCCTGAGCTCGTACCTGCTGCGCGCGCTGATGCGGCAGCCGGACCTGATGGACGCGGCCGGTTCATTCGGCGTGATGCTGGCCAACGACAAGGACTACGTGGCCACGCGCGTGTCCCACCGGCTGGGCCTGCGCGGCCCCTCCGCAACGGTGCAGACGGCGTGCTCCAGCTCGCTGGTGGCGCTCCACCTGGCGTGCCAGAGCCTGCTGTCCGGCGAGAGCGACATGGCGCTCGCGGGCGGCTCGTCCGTGTCCTTCCCGCAGACGGCGGGCTACCTCTACCAGGAGGGGATGATCTTCTCGCCGGACGGCTACTGCCGCGCGTTCGACTCGAAGGCCAACGGCACCGTGCGCGGCGCGGGCGCGGCGGTGGTCGTGCTCAAGCGTCTGTCGGACGCGCTGAAGGACGGCGATACCATCCACGGCGTGCTGCTGGGCACGGCGGTGAACAACGACGGCGCGGGCAAGGTGGGCTTCACCGCGCCCAGCGTGGAGGGCCAGGCCGCGGTCATCGCGGAGGCGCTCGCCATCTCTGGCGTCACGCCGGACGACATCCAGTACGTGGAGGCCCACGCGACGGGCACCCCGCTGGGCGACCCGATTGAAGTGGCCGCGCTCAACCAGGCCTTCGGTGGCAAGGAGACGGGCCAGAAGCGCGTGGCGCTGGGCTCGCTCAAGGCGGCCATCGGCCACCTGGACGCGGCGGCAGGCATCGCGGGCGTAGTGAAGACAGTGCTCGCCATGGAGCACGGCGAGATTCCCGCGAGCCCCCACTTCCAACAGGCCAACCCCGTCATCGACTTCGACGCGGGCCCCTTCTTCGTGCCCTCGCAGCCCCGGCCGTGGACGTCCGCGAACGGGCCTCGTCGCGCGGGCGTGAGCGCCTTCGGCATCGGCGGCACCAACACGCACGTCATCCTGGAGGAGGCCCCGAAGACCGCCGCCCCCGCGCCGTCGCGCCGCGCGTGGCACGTGCTGCCCCTGTCCGCCCGGACGCCCGCGGCGCTGGACGCGGCGACGGAGCGGCTGGCCGCGCACCTGGACGCGAATCCGAACGTGTCCCTGGCGGACGTGGCCTACACGCTCCAGGTGGGCCGGCATGCGCACGAGCATCGCCGCGCGGTGGTGGTGAAGGACGTGGCGGACGCGAAGGCGGCGCTGCGGGACGCTCGGCGGCTGCTGGGTGGCTCCGGTACCAACACGCGCCGGCCGGTGGTGTTCCTCTTCTCCGGCCAGGGTTCGCAGTACGTGGACATGGGCCGGGGCCTCTACGAGCAGGAGCCCGTCTTCCGCACGGAGGTGGACGCCTGCGCGGAGAAGCTCAAGCCGCACCTGGGCCTGGACCTGCGCACCGTGCTCTACCCGCCCGCGGAGGGGCGCGAGAAGGCGACGGAGCAGCTCAAGCAGACGTCCCTCACGCAGCCCGCGCTGTTCGTCATCGAGTACGCGCTCGCGAAGCTGTGGGCGTCCTGGGGCGTGACGCCTCAGGCGATGGTGGGCCACAGCATCGGTGAGTACGTGGCCGCGTGCCTGTCCGGCGTGTTCAGCCTGGACGACGCGCTGGCGCTGGTGGCCACGCGCGGACGGCTGATGCAGTCGCTGCCCTCTGGCTCCATGTTGTCCGTGCGGATGACGCCGGAGGCGCTGGCGCCGCTGATGGACGCGCGCATCTCCGTGGCAGCCGTGAACGCACCGGGCTTCACCGTCGTGGCGGGCCCCACCGACGCGGTGGACGCGCTCCAGGCGAAGCTGGAGGCGCAGAAGGTGGAGGTGTCGCGGCTGCACACGTCGCACGCGTTCCACTCCCACATGATGGACCCCATCGTGGAGGAGTTCCGCCAGGCGGTGGCGAAGGTCGCGCGCAAGGAGCCGAAGGACCTCTACTTGTCCAACGTCACCGGCACCTGGGTGACTCGCGAGGACGCGGTGAGCCCGGCGTACTGGGCGCGTCACCTGCGCGACGCCGTGCGCTTCCAGGACTCGGCGACGTTGCTGTTGAACGACCCCGAGCACGTCTTCCTGGAGGTCGGTCCCGGCAACGCGCTGGCCACGCTGGTGCGCCGCAACGCCGCCGAAGGCACCTTCCCGGCCATCCTCTCGACGCTGCCCGCGCCGCGCGACGCCCAGCAGGACGCGCTCACGCACGCCACGGATGCGTTCGCGAAGCTGTGGCTCGCGGGTGCGAAGTCGACTGCCGGCCGCGCCTACAAGGGCGAGGCCCGACGCCGCATCCCCCTGCCCGCCTACCCCTTCCAGCGCGAGCGCTACGACCTGCTCAAGGGCCCGCCGCCCGCGCTGCCCCGCGCCGCCGCCGCACGGACCGCGACGACGCAGGGCGTGGAGTTGACCGTCCCCGCGTGGCCGCGCACGCGCGCCTCGCCGCAAGTGCCGTCGCTTTCCGGCCAGCGCTGGCTGGTGCTGGAAGCGGACACGCCGGTGGCCGCGCGCGTGTCGGAGCGGCTGCGCCAGGCGGGCGCGGACGTGGTGTCGCTCGTCGCGGGACAGGGCGCGTCGGATCCAGTAACGAAGCGCTTCGCCGTGGATGTGGCCTCGCCCGACGCGCTGAGCGAGCACCTGGAGCGCCTGCGTGGTGAGGACTGGACGCCCGCGCATATCGCCTACCTGTGGCCGCTGGTGAAGGAGCCGCGCGACCTGGAGTCGGGGCTCGCGACGTCGTTCCACGGGCTGCTCGCGCTGGCGAAGGCCGTGGGCCCGGGCGCGGCGAAGACGCCCGTGATGCTGGACGTGGTGACCACCGGCGCCCAGGACGTCACGGGTGAAGAGCCGTTGCTGCCCTGGCAGGCGGCCGCTGTCGGTGCCAGCCGCGTGCTGCCGCAGGAGTACCCCGGCTTCACCGTGCGCGCCGTCGACGTCACCTGGCCCGCTCCGGACGAATCCGCGTCCGGCCCTTGGCTGGAGCGGATGGTGACGGAACTCGCCACCGGCAAGGACTCCGTGGTCGCGCTGCGCGGTCCGTACCGGCACGTCGAGGCGTTCGAGACCATCGACGTCCCGGCCTCCACGGAGCAGACCGGCCTCAAGGACGGCGGGGTCTACGTCATCGTCGGGGGTCTGGGCCGCGTGGGCCTTGCGCTCGCGGAGCAGCTCACGCAGGCGGTGAAGCCGAAGCTCGTGCTGCTGTCTCGCCGCACGCTGCCCGCTCCCGGTGAATGGGACGCGTGGCGCGCGGGCCATGACGCGCAGGACGCGACGTCCAAGGCCATCGACCGCATGCGCGCGCTGGAACGCTCGGGCGCACAGGTCCTGGCGCTGCGCGCGGACGCGGGCATCCCCGGTCAACTCGACAAGGCGCTCCAGGTCGCGGAGACGAAGTTCGGCCGCATCGACGGCGTCTTCTACGCGGCCGGCGACGGCGGCATGGCCACCCGCATCTCCGTGGCCGAGGCCACGCCGGAGGCCACCACCCCGCTGCTGTCCGGCCGCTTCGGAGGCCTCACGCAGCTGGCGGAGGCCCTGTCGTCACGGCAGCCGGACTTCGTCGTCGTGCAGTCCTCCCTCACCGTGGTGCTGGGCGGCATGGCGGTCAGCGCGGTAGCGGCGGCGCACGCCGGCATGGACGCGGTGGCGACACGGCAGGCCCGGCTGGGTGGCACCCGCTGGTACACCGTGGACTGGGACGTGTGGGGCGTGGGCGAGGGCTTCCGTCCCGACGCCGTCATCTCCCCCTCCGAGGGCTTCCGCCTCCTGCGCGCGCTGCTCACCCAGCCCACCGGTGGACGCTTCCTCGCGTCGCTCGGGTCGCTGGAGGCTCGGCGTCAGGTGGCTCGCGACGGTGCCTCCACCTCCCGCGCGGGCGGAAGCGCCAGCGGCAAGCACCCGCGTCCCCCGCTCGCCAACGCCTTCGTCGCGCCGCGCGACGAGACCGAGGAGAAGGTCGCCGCGCTCTGGCAGGACCTGCTGGGCTTGGAGTCGGTGGGCATCACCGACAACTTCTTCGAGCTGGGCGGCCACTCGCTGCTGGGCGTGCAGCTGCTGTCGCGCATCCGCGAGGCCTTCCAGGTCGAGCTGTCCATGCGCGCCCTCTTCGAGTCCCCCACCGTGGAGGTGATGACGGTGGCCATCGTGGAGGCGAGCGCCAGTCAGCTCGACCCCGAAGCTTTGGAAGCCATGCTCGCGGAGCTGGAGCAGAGCTGAAATCCCCTTAGCAACGCCGGGCCCGCGCGCACTCCCGTAGTACGGTGCGCGGGCCCTTGACCCTCCTGCCCCCCCAGGAGAAAGAGACTTGGAATGAGCCTCGCGCAACGCCTGACCATCACCCAGCCCATGCGGGTCTTCTGGATCACCTGGTTCGGCCAGCTCATCTCGATCCTCGGCTCCGGCCTCACGTCCTTCGGCGTGGGCGCGAAGGTCTTCCTGGACACGCGCTCCACCACGCAGTTCGCGCTGCTGTCCTTCTTCGCGCTCGCCCCCATGGTGGTGCTGTCCCCCATCGCGGGGACGCTCATCGACCGGTGGGATCGCCGCCGCGCCATGCTGCTGGCGGACATGGGCAACGGCTTCACCACCATGCTCATCTTCGGCATGTTGATGGCCAGCGACCGGGGGATGTTCAAGCTCGAGACCTGGCACTTCTACCTGCCCGTCTCCCTGGGCTCGTGCTTCGGCGCCTTCCGCTGGCCGGCCTTCTTCGCCACGGTGACGCTCATCGTGCCCAAGCAGCACCTGGGCCGCGCCAACGCCATGGCGGAGGTGGCCAGCGGCGCCAGCCAGATCCTCTCCCCCATCATCGCGGGAGCGCTCATCGACAGCGTGGGCCTGGTGGGCGTGCTGACGGTGGACGTCTGCAGCTTCTTCATCGCCGTCACCACCCTGCTGATGGTCCGCTTCCCTCGGCCCACCGTCTCCGCGGAGGGCCAGCAGGGCAAGGGGTCGCTGCTCACGGAGATGAAGCAGGGCTGGAGCTTCATCAGCGCGCGCAAGGGGCTCTTGTCCCTGATGGCCTTCACCGGCGTGGCCGTGCTGTGCATGGACCTGGTGGTGCTACTGATCACCCCCCTGGTGCTCGCCTTCACGGACATCTCCACGCTGGGCCGCATCGCGTCCATCGCGGGCGTGGGCGCGCTCCTGGGCGGCATCGGCATGGGCGTGTGGGGCGGCCCCAAGAACCCGCTGTACGGCATCCTCGGCTTCCATGCGTTTTCGGGCGTGGTGCTCTTCATGGCCGCGCCGTCGCCCAGCGTGGCGCTGGTCGCCGCCGCCGCCGCGCTCTACCTGTTCACCATGCCGCCCGTGATGGCGGGCATCCAGTCCATCTGGCAGCGCAAGATTCCCTCGGACCTCCAGGGTCGCGCCGCCGCCGTGAAGCGGATGGTCATCCTCTGCGTGTCGCCGTTCGCGAGCCTCATCGCGGGGCCGCTCGCGGATGACATCTTCGAGCCCGCCATGCGCGAGGGGGGCGTGCTCGCCAGCACCATGGGCCGCCTGCTGGGCGTGGGCCCGGGGCGCGGCATCGCCGTCATCTTCATCGTCCTGGGCCTGCTGACGCTCGCGAACGTCACGGTCGGGTGGCTCAACCCGCGCCTGCGCAACCTGGACAAGGAGCTGCCGGACGCGCTCCCGGACACGCCGCCCGCCCCTCCTGACACCACCGCCCCCAACGCCCCCACCGCCGGAGCCTCCGCGTCATGAGTGCCTTCACCCAGGTCCTGCGCATGCTGCGCATGCTGCCGTCCGCCATGGCCGTGGCCACCCCGGGCGTGGGCCCCTGGCTCGCCCGCCGCCGCTGGACGCGCGAGGAAGGCACGCTCACCCTGCCCGGCCTGCACGGCAAGGTGGAGGTGCTGCGCGACACGTGGGGCGTGCCTCACATCTTCGCCAGTGACGAGCACGACCTGTTCTTCGCCCAGGGCTACGTGCACGGGCAGGACCGGCTGTGGCAGCTGGAGATGGGCCGCCGGCTGGTGGACGGACGGCTCGGGACCCTGCTGGGCCCCATGGGCGTGGGCGCGGACAAGTTCCTGCTCACCATGGGCCTGCGCGACATGGCCGAAAAGGCCTGGGCGCAGGTGGACCCGGAGGCGCGCGCCATCCTGGAGGCCTACAGCGCGGGCATGAACGCGCGCATCGCCGCGGAGCCGCTGCCCTACGAGTTCACCGTGATGGCCACGGCGCCCGCGCCGTGGACGCCCGTGGACTCGCTCGCGCGCGGCAACATGCTGGCGCTGATGCTGGGCGGCAATCACCGCATCGAGCTCTTCCGCGCGCGGCTGGTGGCGGCGGTGGGTGAGGAGGTGGCCAACGCGCTGCTGCCGCAGAACGCGCCGGAGACGCCCCTCATCGTTCCGAAGGAGGCGCGCCTGCCGGGCCTGAAGAATGTGAAGGCGATGTCCGGCCTGGACAGCGT of Corallococcus exiguus contains these proteins:
- a CDS encoding type I polyketide synthase: MSDAVGGGEERIAIVGLSGRFPGARTLEGFWEMLRRGGDARRVPTDAELDDAGVPQALRAHPQWVRSSYVLEGATDFDAGLFGYSPREAELMDPQQRIFMECAWESLDNAGYDPGRFKGAVAVYASVSLSSYLLRALMRQPDLMDAAGSFGVMLANDKDYVATRVSHRLGLRGPSATVQTACSSSLVALHLACQSLLSGESDMALAGGSSVSFPQTAGYLYQEGMIFSPDGYCRAFDSKANGTVRGAGAAVVVLKRLSDALKDGDTIHGVLLGTAVNNDGAGKVGFTAPSVEGQAAVIAEALAISGVTPDDIQYVEAHATGTPLGDPIEVAALNQAFGGKETGQKRVALGSLKAAIGHLDAAAGIAGVVKTVLAMEHGEIPASPHFQQANPVIDFDAGPFFVPSQPRPWTSANGPRRAGVSAFGIGGTNTHVILEEAPKTAAPAPSRRAWHVLPLSARTPAALDAATERLAAHLDANPNVSLADVAYTLQVGRHAHEHRRAVVVKDVADAKAALRDARRLLGGSGTNTRRPVVFLFSGQGSQYVDMGRGLYEQEPVFRTEVDACAEKLKPHLGLDLRTVLYPPAEGREKATEQLKQTSLTQPALFVIEYALAKLWASWGVTPQAMVGHSIGEYVAACLSGVFSLDDALALVATRGRLMQSLPSGSMLSVRMTPEALAPLMDARISVAAVNAPGFTVVAGPTDAVDALQAKLEAQKVEVSRLHTSHAFHSHMMDPIVEEFRQAVAKVARKEPKDLYLSNVTGTWVTREDAVSPAYWARHLRDAVRFQDSATLLLNDPEHVFLEVGPGNALATLVRRNAAEGTFPAILSTLPAPRDAQQDALTHATDAFAKLWLAGAKSTAGRAYKGEARRRIPLPAYPFQRERYDLLKGPPPALPRAAAARTATTQGVELTVPAWPRTRASPQVPSLSGQRWLVLEADTPVAARVSERLRQAGADVVSLVAGQGASDPVTKRFAVDVASPDALSEHLERLRGEDWTPAHIAYLWPLVKEPRDLESGLATSFHGLLALAKAVGPGAAKTPVMLDVVTTGAQDVTGEEPLLPWQAAAVGASRVLPQEYPGFTVRAVDVTWPAPDESASGPWLERMVTELATGKDSVVALRGPYRHVEAFETIDVPASTEQTGLKDGGVYVIVGGLGRVGLALAEQLTQAVKPKLVLLSRRTLPAPGEWDAWRAGHDAQDATSKAIDRMRALERSGAQVLALRADAGIPGQLDKALQVAETKFGRIDGVFYAAGDGGMATRISVAEATPEATTPLLSGRFGGLTQLAEALSSRQPDFVVVQSSLTVVLGGMAVSAVAAAHAGMDAVATRQARLGGTRWYTVDWDVWGVGEGFRPDAVISPSEGFRLLRALLTQPTGGRFLASLGSLEARRQVARDGASTSRAGGSASGKHPRPPLANAFVAPRDETEEKVAALWQDLLGLESVGITDNFFELGGHSLLGVQLLSRIREAFQVELSMRALFESPTVEVMTVAIVEASASQLDPEALEAMLAELEQS
- a CDS encoding MFS transporter, which translates into the protein MSLAQRLTITQPMRVFWITWFGQLISILGSGLTSFGVGAKVFLDTRSTTQFALLSFFALAPMVVLSPIAGTLIDRWDRRRAMLLADMGNGFTTMLIFGMLMASDRGMFKLETWHFYLPVSLGSCFGAFRWPAFFATVTLIVPKQHLGRANAMAEVASGASQILSPIIAGALIDSVGLVGVLTVDVCSFFIAVTTLLMVRFPRPTVSAEGQQGKGSLLTEMKQGWSFISARKGLLSLMAFTGVAVLCMDLVVLLITPLVLAFTDISTLGRIASIAGVGALLGGIGMGVWGGPKNPLYGILGFHAFSGVVLFMAAPSPSVALVAAAAALYLFTMPPVMAGIQSIWQRKIPSDLQGRAAAVKRMVILCVSPFASLIAGPLADDIFEPAMREGGVLASTMGRLLGVGPGRGIAVIFIVLGLLTLANVTVGWLNPRLRNLDKELPDALPDTPPAPPDTTAPNAPTAGASAS